The window TCTTCCTTGTCGGATTTATCAAGGCTGCTGGGTCTGATCAGGAGGTAATAAATCCTTACTTTTTCCTCTGCTCAGACTTCTTTTTAACCAATTTTCTACTGAGTTGGATGTTCATGAAGTTTTATTTATTCAAAATAGATGGAAAACATGGTCTTCTTTCTTGCTGAGCTTGGTCTGGTGTGTTATGCAAGTATTATGTATTGTCCATCTATGGTAGCAGCTTCAGCAATCTATGCTGCTGGATGCACACTGAGCAAAACCCCTCTGTGGAGTGAAATGCTTAAATTGCATACTGGTTACACAGAAGCACAGCTTATgtaatgttcttcttcttcttcttcttctctttctcattgcACCAAAACTGTGTATGTGTGTTTTTATAGTATAATGTATTTATATCCTTCTCTATGATAGGGAGTGTGCAAAGTTATTAGTTAGCTTCCACTCATCGGCAGCAGAGAGCAAGCTGAAAGGGGTTTACAAGAAATATTCAGGTCCACAACGCAGAGCTGTTGCTTTGCTTCCTCCAGCCAAGAATCTCACAATGTCCATTGTGTAAAAAATCAGTGTGTCCCTTTGTAACTATCTATCACAGCCAAATTAATTGGAGCTTGGATTCACTCACATCAGAATTGAATTCTCTGCAACTCAATGCCTCTTCCTTGTGTCATGTGCCTTTTACTAAATCAAGAATCCGGTATGCGCTTGTTGCTTTCTTTTGCTGTTCTTTTGCTAAGTAGATAAGCCATACAAGATGAACCTGAGTGGAAAAGAATGCTGTAGTGGAACACTTCACATATACATTGTGCTTATGGTTTAATAAAAGTCTAGCACTAGATAAGGTGTTGGACAAGGTTAGATTAGCTGAGTTATGGGTGGTGTACTGCTCATCAGTGACTTGTTATCTAATGAAGAAACAATTGATTTTGATCTTCCTCTTCAAtaatatttttcttgttttgttgcATGATCTCTTGTTTTGTTCAATATATGTGAGAACATTAAGAAGGGTTGTGGCAAGGTCCCCATTGGGTATTATCATTGAAACATGGTTTGTGGCAAGGgctcatggttacttgtaaatttcaaactttacttgttgggtctttagctcaaattggtagagcacttggaacatgaggatgtgtcaagcatgttccaagggaatggtggtttgaatccaccatgaccctttttattcaactgttcatagaaGACAATCATGACCATCATACAATGTCTGcttctctgtgtttttttttttttttttttttctttttatgttgaTAGTTTGAACgaattttgttgcttctctggtTTTGAAGATGCAAAAACGAATGAGACATTTCCTATTTGTATTCTTTAAAACTTTTGTATGCCTATTCGATCTATgaacttttgtaatttatagtgttaatggcatttttgtaatttatagaaACCTATTAGTACatctctgtcttttttttttaatatacactttatttagatttttaataaattttaatgtCCTAACATCATTGGCTTTATATGTATTATACTATTAATGccaattttgtaatttatattatTCAATAGAAAACTGTTACAGAAACatgttttatcaaacacctttcagtaTTAATAGTGCTCTGGATACGTTTTTGGAgcaggtttatcaaacactttTCAGGAAGCCAGTAACGTTATTCTGGTAACAgtaacaccaaaatacgttttCTATCAAAAACGGCACAGAAACACTAGTAACGTTGTCAAACAGTACCTTAGTTGTTagttgatttttaatttcagcTAGGTTTGTAAGTACTCCTATTCATGATAGTTGTTATTTCCAGTTTTCGTAGTTTGAATTAAgactttttaattttatatgtaCAAAGTAAGGTTCTTCAGTCATACATGCTCTGGTTGGTTGTTCCCCATCAAATTTGTTTGTCAAAAAAGTTTTGGGTTGTTCAGATTTTTGGAGTGTTGCATAAGAAAAGAGGAGACCAAACTTCATGGCATATATACACCAATGCACAATCTACTCCAGCTTGGGTATTCTGGAGCAGAGAACATTAAAGAGACGTTAGAGAATTTTCAAATCTATTGATTATACTCAGGTTATTTTGGTGCATCTGATTTTATCACTGCAAAGCTGAAACTGGCCATTTATGGACTGTGACTTCCCACCCTTTGAGGGTCTTATTTATTCTCATGGGAGCCTTGATCTAGGAATTCACTGTCAGGTGAGGCAGCAAAGCATGGGGCTTTGATCTACATTTGGTTATGACATTATATTAATTCATATTACTGAACCACTGTTTATGACTTATGCTAATTGAATTTTCCATGTTGATCTTCTCATCTTCAGCTTCTTCTTCGAAATCTCTACCTttcattttggggttatttgatagttcaattttaatgTCTCTGTTGATACTCAGTTGGTCTGTttagaaagaggagaagaagcagaaacCTCCCAATTTTGTAGGCAAATAATTGTACTTGTCTCTTTACCTCTTCTCTTTCTAGGCTTCtatttattttcataatttctCATTTAGAAtttccctctatttttttttgccctttccTTTCCTGTTGATAAAAGTTCTGTAGAGATGTCAGAATACAGGATGAAGAAGATATGCGcaatattaccaaaaaaaagaaaaagaagaagatatgagCAAAAAATGAAATTGGGCCAATGAGAGGCTTTCAAAAGGAATCTTTGAGCCTTGTATGGCACTTGAGGGCCTTATGACCGTTAGATCTTCTTCATAGTTTCGTCAGCTTGAAAATCCGGGATTTAAGTTATAACACAGCCCTTGGATTTGCATATTCATGACATCAGCAAATGTCATTCAAAAAGCAACTTGGACACTTTTCGAGCATTGATTGGATCTTGGGAGCATCTTCAATTTGGATAATCGGATTATAATAGAGAATGAGTGGCCCAGATTTCTTAGCTCAAAGTCACTTTAAGTGATTCAATTGTGCCGTGTGCGTTTAATAGTTAATAGAGTTGATCCAGTGTGATGCAACATAGGGACAGATATGTATACCACCTATGGGAGAAGCTTTGGAGGAATCATTCCACAAAGCATGGTGGTGCACTCGGCTACATCTAAACAACCTCTGGATTCTGTGTGGCGCGGCTTATGACATATGATTGCACGGACAAGTTAAAACTCGGAAAATAGAACTTATGTATAGGCCAACCAGAATACTCAAAAGGGTATCTTGCTCATTTCTTGTTTGTTATTTTAGCTCCGATTTGAGCGCCGCTTGGGGCCACATGTTCATGGCGATGAGCACTACCAATCTAAATTGTCCACATCATCAAAATCGTTACTGTTTTTCTTATGGAACCCAAAAACAATTCAGATTGTCTAAAATGCCCTTCATTTACAAGTGAACAATTGGGAACGCTATAACTTCATCGTCCGAACTCGAAATTATGCGATTCTAGTTGTGTTTCAAAAAGACTCGACAAACTAGAATACTCATCCACAGTCCAAAACATAGGTCAACCTATAGATCCtctgaaatttttgaagaaactGCTGCTAGTGCGAAAACCTATTAAATCAATGCTTCCACTGCACACTGCTCATACTTGATGCACCTGATACATAAGAACATTGCCAAACACCATAAAACAGTATGTTGCATTGTTTCATATGGTCTAACCACAATGTCAGAACaagtaaaatgacaaaaataccctatCTATGTGTAGAAGCCCACAATGATtgtttgtctttcccagaactTCCAAGACTCCTGTACCACTAATGTACAACATTGTGGGCCATATTGAATTGCCACTTGCTGCCTGATATGCCCACAAGCCTCTAAAATATTGCCCAACTACCACGTGTCCATTCTGCATTACCAAGTCATACACTTACCATTCTAGCTCTACCAACTGACCAATATCCACTGCCACATCACCTGTGCTACATCTGCACTGTTAATCTCAGCCTGTAACACTAGTATAACACTGCTATGTCACATTGCACATTGTAATGCATTGACATGCCCGTAAATAATAGAAATACCCCTAGATGAATCCCAATCACTGTGGGACCTTTATGTACACTGCCAAATTCCTGTAATAGTGCCAATGCCACTGTGAACACTCTGATAATTGCTCGAGATACTGGAAACATTATCCAACCACTGCCAGTACTCTCAGAAGTCTGTCAACTCATCCATAAAGTTGTCTGTACTGACCTAATGCTGCCACTGCTCTGGACTACCACTGTACACATTATATCACACTGTGAACCCTGTGACTGCCTGTATTGCTATGTACCACTCTACTATATACCACTGATCCTCTACTGGCTGTATACCATCAAGATGCATTGTGTTAACAACAACCAATAGACATACACAgtattgacaacaatgacaacaacacaTATGCCTGATGCACTGTGTGTATCATAGAGGGTTATGAGAAGACCAACATTTCCGAAGAACCCCTTTCCAAATATCTCGTACAGAAAGGGCATTTGAAAAATAGGTAGTCAATATCCTCATtggcattccaacaaaggcaatAGTTAGGAATGCATATATTTCTATGGGAAAGAAACTCTTAAGTGAGTAATGTATAAGTTAAAACCCTCCAAGAGATGAAGCTATGTCTTGGGATATGATGCTTCAACCATACAACATACCACCAAGGAACGGGAGTACTTTTGGATCTAACAAACTCCTAAGCTAAGGTAAAGGTGAAACACTTAGATGTGGAGAGCTAAGAGCCCACTGAACAATACCCCCACTGCTAGGGAGTCTTCGAGAGATCAAATGCAGTTGATCCCAAACCAAAGCTAGGTCAAAAGAACCTGGCGGACTCGGATCCCATATACCACCATTTATGATGGAGGGTACAAGGGCCGTTTTGCTAGAACGTGTATCATATCTTATCCTCTCACCAAAGGTAGAAAGGAGAACTCCACATGGGTGCCAGTTTTCAAACCAGAGCCTAGTAGTAGAGCCATCATCGATTACACATTTGATCACATATGAAGCAATACTTCTAAGCTTAAGAGACTTCCTCTATGTCCATGACACATTAGGGGCACATGAGACTATCCAAATTGAATCAGATTTAAGATATCTAGATTATAACCAATTGACCCAGATGTCATCCTTCTTTTATGCAATCTGCCAAAGAAACTTCAAGAGACTCTTGAGTGGGCAATGTATTAACAAGTAGGTTAATAGGCTTGGTCAATcattaagaaaattttaaatcatCCCCAAGCAAAAACTATGTTAAACTAAAGTACGAGGAATTATATTATAATTTGTGAATAAGAGATATCAACTACTATGAAATGCCTAGATCATTGCTAAACTTATAGTCTAAGTGCAATTATATTAAGAAAATCTTTCATTGTTTACCCTTTTAGATAATTTTATTTAGCCTACAAgtaaattttatattcattttgaACTATCAAAATTAATGTCAAAGTCTCCTACATGCATAATGTTTTCATAGAGAACTACAAAATCACCTATCTTGGTAAACGTTAACATTTCTCCTTTAAAATATTATATAGGAATCGTATAATATTAATGTCAAAGTCTCCTATATGCAATCTCAATTGAATCCCACTTGTTAGCAAAAAAAGATAACCTGAAGTAGACTTTCTCGATTATAATTACTGATTGTTTTGCACTTCTTCACGAGATATTCCCACTTGTTAGCAAAAAAATATAACCTAAAGTAGACTTTCTGTTATCGAGGTATCTTGTAAAATCTGCATCTGAAAACCACAAATTTGTGATTGCATAATTGGCCACATATCTTTCCATATCAAAATGATGGCAAAAatttctttctctgtctctctctacaTGGTGATATACAGACTATATGGTGATTCCTTGCATCATCCAACAATGTTACAACATCCATCACTAGCATTGGTGGAAGGATCAAACTTGGCCGGGCTGCAATTGTACGAGGTCCAAAGTGATGTCGCAAGTCACTTGAGCAAGGAGCTATTGActtctatattttatttttaaacctACGTGAAGGTGGGGCCACAACCACTAACATTTAAATAATTGTCTTAAGTGTAGGCTTCATAGTTTATTGCCACTATAGATTGTGAAAGCATTTTTTTCTCCACATTCTCATCACAATTTTTTCTCCACATTCATGAGAGAACAAGAAGTCAACAGCCCCTTGCAAGCCACTTGTGCAAGGGGCTATTGAAttctatatttatttttaaaccTACTTGAAATGGTGGGCATATATTGTCTTAAGTGTGGGCTTCATAGTTTATTGCCACTATAGATTGTGATAGCATTTTTTTCCCCATTCCggagagagcaagaagaaaagtaaaaaatagaaaataaataaaaggagaaagaacgctaaccagtGCTGTGTGTATCTATGTCCAGACACAGTCCAGTATGAAAAGTCCATCGCACCCTTGgacctttccacctttccaggGGTGTGGCGGTCTTTCGCACCGGGCTGTGTCTGTGCGCATGTACACGGGCACACACAGCACCAGTTAtcgttccttttcccataaataaataaggggccaaaaaacaataacaataaaaataaaataaaagagaaaaaaattgtgCCTTCCAGCCCAAGTGCCCAAGAACACAAGGGGGAAACATTGGAAGCTTTCTTATATATGAATGTCATGTGAGTTAATTGTCCATCATATGATCCCTCTTCCATCTTGAATTGATCATAAACAATGGCTCTAAAATGGATGGAAGAGCAAAAAGTGTTCTTCTTGCCTccccttttatttctttccctttACCTTCTATTCAAGCTCaacaataagaagaagaactcagCAGAAGAACCAAATCTACCACCATCACCCCCTAAGCTTCCTATTATTGGAAACCTTCATCAGCTAGGAACCCTCCCCCATCGCTCTCTTGCAGCCCTCTCTCACAAATATGGGCCTCTCATGCTCTTTCATTTTGGTAGTGTCCCATCTTTGGTGGTTTCTTCCCCAGACATGGCTAAAGAGATCACAAAAACCCATGATATTGTGTTTGCAAATAGGCCTACTTCAGCTTTGACAAAAAAGCTTCTTTATAATTGCACAGATATCAGCTTTTCACCCTACAGCGAGTATTGGAGGCAGTTGCGAAAGATCTGTGCTACCGAGCTATTCAGTTCCAAGCGAGTCCGGTCATTCAAGTTTGTTAGGGAGGAGGAGGTTGCTGTTATGATTGAGAAGATATCAGTATTGTCTCAAGGTGGCATGACTCCAGTTAATATAAGTGATTTGCTACTCATTTTCTCAAACAATGTAATCACTAGAGCTGCATTGGGTACAAAGTACAATAACATTAGGCTTGGTCATTTGGTAAGGGAGGCAAATACTCTCCTTGGAGCCTTCAGTGTGAGAGAACACTTCCCATTGTTGGGATGGATTGACACACTCAGTGGCTTAGATAAAAGGGTCAACAAAAATTATCAAGAGATGGATGTGGTTTTGGATCAAGTAATTCAAGACCATCTGAATGCCAAAAAAGAAGATGGCCAGACAAATGTAAAGGACTTTGTGGATGTCTTGCTTGAAGCCCAAAAAGATTCAACACTtagtatctctctttctctagaCAATATCAAAGGAATCATCTtggtaaatctctctctctctactcacATACTTttgtagaactcatccttaaaaggtAGCCATTAAGAAGAGGGTGCCCCAATACCTATAAGTCCCCACATCGGACGACTCACATccgattttgttttcttttcacttTTATGCAGGACATGTTCTCTGCTGGAACTGATACAACAGCAACTACTGTGGAGTGGGCAATAGTGGAGCTTGTCAGAAATCCTAGGGTAATGAAAAAAGCccaagaagagataagaagTGTTGTGGGAAGTAAATCcaagattgaagaagatgatattCTTCAAATGGATTATTTGAAGTGTATTATTAAGGAGATTATGAGACTACATCATGCTGTTCCTTTTTTGTTACCAAGAGAATCAAGTGAAGGTGTCCATATAAAAGGTTATTACATCCCTCCTAAAACAAGAGTTCTTATCAATGCATGGGCAATTCAAATGGATCCCAATATATGGGATAATCCAGATGAGTTTATTCCAGAAAGATTTATAAACAATCCAGTAGATCTCCAAGGGCAGGATTTTCAATACCTTCCTTTTGGGGCTGGGAGAAGAATTTGCCCTGGAATGTCCTTTGGTTTGGCTTCTTCTGAATTGGTTCTTGCTAATCTTTTGTATTGGTTCAACTGGGAGTTTCCAAGGGGTGAGAAGGACATAGACATGACTGAAGAATTTGGACTTGCACTTCATAAAAAGAATCCTGTaaatcttcttcctcaaaaGCGCTTCTCttattgaggaaaaaaaaagaatattatgTCCTTTTTGTAATTTAATTTCTTCAGATTAAGAACAATTTCCATGAACACATGCTAGGTCATTCAGGGTCTACACCCTAAGTAGGTGATATACTTCTGCTTCCAACATTGAACACCCACCATCGGGTTTCTGTCCCATGAGTGAAGTAGATGCAGTTCCTTGGGCACTCAAAATCAAACTGATCACTTGCAGAGAACCACCTATAATATTTGTGTTCCACAATCAATATGCGATCTCCAAGGCTCTCAACCTTGATCCACCCTTTTTCTCTGGTAAGATTAAGCCGGAACACCTCGACATCATCTACTACATTCATTGACTTTCTAGACACGAGAAACACTAGTAGTATCTCCCCATCAGATTCCACTAGATATTCTCTGAAACCTTTTGACGAACAGGTAGCAGCAGAAGAAGGAATGGCTCTTTTTACACCTGGTATTATTGACATTTTGGCTCTTAACTGTTGAGGATCATCAACAAAATCGATGACTGCAAGCGTGCCCTGCAAACTCAATGCGTATAACTTTCCTCCCAATCCTATGGCGTTTGTAAATTTAAATTGTTCATCGGACAATGAATTTGGGCCGACAAGGGTGCAGTCTTCTACCTCAAATCTAATTCCACGATATCTCCCCTCGGAatatatttctctctctctccttgcaTGCAGTGTAAAAACCAATTTAGAATCATCAAATTCTAATGTAATGCCACACTTAGTAATCCAACCATAGGGTTTGGTTGTATTGATTTCCTGATGGGGAAGAACAAGCCAGTAAGGAGGTTGCTGGGCCGAGCTGCAACCTTTGGGTGCTACTCTCCAAACCTTGGAGATGCCACCTTCGCGTGGACATTGGCACCTTTGCCCGAAGTATTTCCAACTCGGGGAGATGCCGCCATCGCGGGGAGGGACGGGACAGTAGCACATTAAACCCAAGTGTTTGATCGCATTGACTACTTGGTCAGGAAGGTCTCCCCTTGGTGGAGTGTATTTCTCAACTTTTTTGTTGCAATCTTTGATTTGGATTTCCCTTCTCCTCTGCATCTCCTtgtccttcctcttcttttcctttctctcctttgcTCCAAGCTTTACTTCTGCAATACAGAAAAAACCCAATAAGAGGTACTTGAATAAAAGATCCATCTTTCCTTTGAAGGCCAGAACAGATCAAACTCACCTACAGGCACCACAGGTACGCTACATAAGCCCTTCATTTGATTGCAATTTTTTCTCCCTATGAAAAAAGTGTTGCATTCACGGTTCTAAAAGTCGattaatcttttgggattggtatgtttatgtgattttattttcataaaataaataaataaataaataaaacaagggcATAAAGAGACTGCAAGAGGTagggggagggaagggaaggaatttttatcctctcagttacactgcccgtacttgatgtcaagtacatctaatagagggaggtggaccccacgtGAATcccacctcgggcagtgtgttcaggtagggagtaggatagtcatttctgtctcctctgttagatgtacttgacgtcaagtacggacaGTGTAATTGAGGGAAGGGGGTGGTGTTACCAAAGATTCCGGGTCCATTTTGAATTGGCCGGATTTGGCCAGATTCTGATCTAGTCCTAGGTTTGGGTTGTGGATTGACCGTGCTTCCGCAATTGGGTTAATCTGATTAGGTCAATTAGATTTTGATTCTTGAAATTGTGAGGAAAAATTATATGCAGGGCATGGAATGgagcagtttttttttggtaggaatgGAATGGAGAAGCTACGGGCCCAAACATAAAACATTCAAGAATTGAATCCAAATGGAGGTGAGTCAGATTTGATCCGCCCTctttatccaaaaaataaaaaaaattgatccgTCCTCGTGCCCTAATTCTATGATTGAACATTTCAACTCTGGTAGTGATGCTTCATAAgttaaaaaaatggagaaagaacTGCGTCGGTGATTTTATGCACaattgtgtttgggtgcagaCAGACACCGTGCTATACGACCAATTAAcgt is drawn from Telopea speciosissima isolate NSW1024214 ecotype Mountain lineage chromosome 1, Tspe_v1, whole genome shotgun sequence and contains these coding sequences:
- the LOC122661578 gene encoding G2/mitotic-specific cyclin S13-7-like encodes the protein MEKAILDRLEWRLTFPTPRVFLVGFIKAAGSDQEMENMVFFLAELGLVCYASIMYCPSMVAASAIYAAGCTLSKTPLWSEMLKLHTGYTEAQLMECAKLLVSFHSSAAESKLKGVYKKYSGPQRRAVALLPPAKNLTMSIV
- the LOC122653753 gene encoding cytochrome P450 71A1-like, with protein sequence MEEQKVFFLPPLLFLSLYLLFKLNNKKKNSAEEPNLPPSPPKLPIIGNLHQLGTLPHRSLAALSHKYGPLMLFHFGSVPSLVVSSPDMAKEITKTHDIVFANRPTSALTKKLLYNCTDISFSPYSEYWRQLRKICATELFSSKRVRSFKFVREEEVAVMIEKISVLSQGGMTPVNISDLLLIFSNNVITRAALGTKYNNIRLGHLVREANTLLGAFSVREHFPLLGWIDTLSGLDKRVNKNYQEMDVVLDQVIQDHLNAKKEDGQTNVKDFVDVLLEAQKDSTLSISLSLDNIKGIILDMFSAGTDTTATTVEWAIVELVRNPRVMKKAQEEIRSVVGSKSKIEEDDILQMDYLKCIIKEIMRLHHAVPFLLPRESSEGVHIKGYYIPPKTRVLINAWAIQMDPNIWDNPDEFIPERFINNPVDLQGQDFQYLPFGAGRRICPGMSFGLASSELVLANLLYWFNWEFPRGEKDIDMTEEFGLALHKKNPVNLLPQKRFSY